The following coding sequences lie in one Alloacidobacterium dinghuense genomic window:
- a CDS encoding DmsC/YnfH family molybdoenzyme membrane anchor subunit, translating to MSLPLHERIGVGDGLVRVTVAPLDEVVTAPALIPDRPLARGEQYRFHFDMTKCIGCRSCEVACNEQNGNPADLHWRRIGEIEGGIYPDTRRHYLSMGCNHCLDPDCLRGCPVNAYTKDPLTGIVLHSADACIGCQYCVWNCPYSVPQFNPERGVVGKCDMCHGRLSDGREPACVNACPDGAISIEIVNVDAWRADYSMAESPGMPAARQTISTTRITLPESSVAVLERVDMDRIRPEHAHLSLVFMTTLIQAVAGSLIVSLANRAAGALVLTLLLVATASTLNISIFHLGRPAYAWRAVKMWRRSWLSREVLLFGLFFGALASITAVSWLRVFKVLPVSPAALDAVAWVAAILGIAGVLASAFIYLVPARPSWNMAHTPLDFLLSAAVVGSTCAPLLSRVPSWMATLSLLQQFPLSHAAADFSAWPAACAATFWLTNQGTRLLRLHRTKFFEKRATASLLSTPKLRALLITSLTLVAVSSVFAFNNQYGLACGAAFGGVLLARYLFFVSVVPLNMALTFVRGGEM from the coding sequence GTGTCATTACCGCTACATGAGCGCATAGGTGTCGGCGATGGCCTCGTGCGAGTCACCGTCGCTCCACTCGATGAGGTAGTGACGGCCCCCGCGCTGATTCCGGACCGTCCGCTCGCGCGCGGTGAACAATACCGCTTCCACTTCGATATGACGAAGTGCATCGGCTGCCGTTCCTGCGAGGTCGCATGCAATGAGCAGAATGGCAACCCAGCAGACCTTCATTGGCGACGTATTGGGGAAATCGAAGGCGGCATCTACCCTGACACCCGCCGCCACTACCTCTCAATGGGCTGCAACCATTGTCTCGATCCGGATTGCCTGCGGGGCTGCCCAGTCAACGCATACACAAAAGATCCACTCACGGGAATTGTGCTGCACTCCGCGGACGCGTGCATCGGTTGCCAGTACTGCGTCTGGAACTGCCCCTACAGCGTGCCGCAATTCAACCCGGAGCGCGGTGTCGTAGGAAAGTGCGACATGTGTCATGGCAGGCTCAGCGATGGCCGTGAGCCAGCTTGCGTCAATGCCTGCCCAGACGGCGCTATTTCGATCGAGATCGTCAATGTCGATGCGTGGCGCGCTGATTACTCCATGGCCGAATCACCCGGCATGCCTGCAGCGAGGCAAACAATCTCCACGACACGCATCACCCTTCCGGAAAGCTCGGTGGCTGTGCTCGAACGCGTCGACATGGACCGCATTCGTCCTGAGCACGCCCATCTATCGCTCGTCTTCATGACGACGCTCATTCAGGCAGTCGCAGGGTCGCTTATCGTTTCGCTCGCCAATCGCGCAGCCGGCGCTCTGGTGCTCACGCTGCTGCTCGTCGCGACAGCCTCCACGCTCAACATCTCTATCTTTCACCTCGGAAGGCCTGCCTACGCATGGCGTGCGGTTAAGATGTGGCGGCGCTCGTGGCTCAGCCGCGAAGTGCTACTCTTCGGCCTCTTCTTCGGAGCGCTCGCGTCGATCACAGCGGTCTCATGGCTGCGAGTGTTTAAGGTGCTTCCGGTATCCCCGGCTGCGCTCGATGCAGTCGCATGGGTTGCTGCAATCCTTGGTATCGCGGGTGTTCTCGCCAGCGCCTTCATCTATCTTGTTCCCGCGCGGCCCTCGTGGAATATGGCGCATACGCCACTCGATTTTCTATTGAGCGCAGCAGTTGTTGGTTCCACATGTGCGCCTTTGCTGAGCAGAGTCCCATCCTGGATGGCAACACTTTCTCTGCTGCAACAATTTCCTCTTTCACACGCAGCTGCAGACTTCTCTGCATGGCCTGCGGCATGCGCTGCCACCTTTTGGCTGACAAATCAGGGAACTCGCCTGCTACGTCTTCATCGCACAAAGTTTTTTGAAAAGCGTGCAACAGCCTCGCTTCTTAGCACGCCGAAACTGCGCGCTCTTCTGATCACCTCCCTCACGCTCGTCGCGGTATCCAGTGTTTTCGCTTTCAACAACCAGTACGGCCTTGCTTGTGGCGCAGCTTTCGGAGGCGTATTGCTCGCGCGCTATCTCTTTTTTGTCTCGGTCGTTCCGCTCAATATGGCATTGACGTTCGTGCGAGGAGGTGAGATGTGA
- a CDS encoding MFS transporter: MMANYKAFRQSGHIPTLFAAFLYFDFSFAVWVLNGAMGPFISEQFHLTQGQTGLMVSIPTLAGAFMRFPLGVLAQYIGRKNAAIVEMSAIIIALLYGFLFVKNYHDVLAMGVLLGIAGASFGVALSLGAGWFPRQYKGLAMGIAGAGNSGTAVAALLAPRLAQHFGWQHVYGFAALFMLLPLCVMIFLAQEPPDMEHQKLAEHLSCLWEKDGWAFNFIYIITFGGFLGLATFLPSFYFRQFHVSKIEAGSLTVLATLTGSVTRVLGGWLADCFGGIATLTAVFLIAIAGLCGLMTSPTLVITTLLFMLCFAALGAGNGATFQLVPLRWPATTAVAGSMIGEIGALGGSILPNLLGQSKQQTGSYAIGFTVYTALALLVLIMMRLVARRWTCTWVGAGGRALATEDSERTASNALTYQ, encoded by the coding sequence ATGATGGCAAACTATAAGGCATTTCGCCAATCGGGGCATATCCCAACGCTATTTGCAGCATTTCTGTATTTCGATTTCAGCTTTGCGGTCTGGGTTCTGAACGGAGCAATGGGGCCGTTCATCTCGGAGCAGTTTCATCTCACCCAGGGACAGACCGGCCTCATGGTCTCCATCCCCACGCTCGCCGGAGCCTTTATGCGCTTTCCACTCGGCGTGCTCGCCCAGTATATCGGCAGAAAGAATGCGGCCATCGTGGAAATGTCCGCCATCATAATCGCACTGCTCTATGGCTTTCTCTTCGTGAAGAACTATCACGATGTGCTTGCCATGGGCGTCCTGCTCGGAATTGCCGGAGCGAGCTTCGGTGTGGCGCTCTCGCTCGGCGCGGGCTGGTTCCCCAGGCAGTACAAAGGACTCGCAATGGGCATCGCCGGTGCAGGCAACAGCGGGACCGCCGTTGCAGCGCTCCTTGCTCCAAGGCTCGCACAGCACTTTGGGTGGCAACATGTCTACGGATTCGCGGCCCTCTTCATGCTTCTGCCGCTATGCGTGATGATCTTCCTCGCGCAGGAGCCGCCGGACATGGAGCATCAGAAACTCGCCGAACATCTGAGCTGTCTCTGGGAGAAAGATGGCTGGGCCTTCAACTTCATCTACATCATCACCTTCGGAGGGTTCCTAGGCCTTGCTACTTTCCTGCCGTCGTTTTACTTCAGGCAGTTTCACGTCTCGAAGATCGAGGCAGGAAGCCTTACGGTGCTCGCCACTCTTACCGGCAGCGTTACCCGTGTTCTCGGCGGCTGGCTCGCCGATTGTTTTGGCGGCATCGCAACTCTCACCGCCGTCTTTCTCATTGCCATCGCAGGACTCTGCGGGCTCATGACATCACCGACACTCGTCATCACAACTCTCTTATTTATGCTTTGTTTCGCCGCCCTAGGCGCGGGCAATGGCGCAACCTTTCAGCTTGTTCCACTGCGCTGGCCTGCTACCACTGCTGTAGCCGGAAGCATGATCGGAGAGATCGGCGCGCTCGGTGGCTCCATTCTTCCTAACTTGCTTGGGCAATCGAAACAGCAGACCGGCTCCTATGCGATCGGCTTTACTGTCTATACCGCTTTGGCTCTTCTGGTTCTCATCATGATGCGACTGGTTGCAAGACGGTGGACGTGCACCTGGGTTGGCGCAGGCGGCCGTGCCCTCGCAACTGAAGATTCAGAAAGAACGGCTTCCAACGCACTCACATATCAGTAG
- a CDS encoding chloride channel protein — protein MTSHSAGQQRKPSLEELGDFTTTARVIPISLLAIAIGVISTFVAWFLLKLIGFFTNLAYFHRFDTSFVSPTGNRLGVYAIAVPVVGSLIVGLMARYGSERIRGHGIPEAIESILMNGSRVHPRLAILKPLSAAISIGTGGPFGAEGPIIMTGGAFGSMIGQFFHLTSVERRTLLVAGACAGMAATFAAPLSSVLIGVELLLFEWKPRSAIPVALASATACVARRYLLGLGPLFPVPSHPAFIGLYGLAGCVVAGLAAGALSALLTLGVYAAEDLFQKVPIHWMWWPAIGGVFVGIGGLIFPQALGVGYDTIRTLLEGNAPLTLFAGVLLVKSAIWMISLGSGTSGGVLAPLLMMGAALGGVESIFLPHFGLGFWPLVSMGAILGGTMRSPFTGIVFALELTHDFNMLLPLLVACFLAHSFTVLTLKRSILTEKISRRGYHLSREYALDPLEILFVREVMRTNVVVLPSDGTLEEAYQLIHSTENPKGQHLFPVLGSGNELAGVVTRNQLVQRYQRMPDRAARVRLSEIATKNPQVAFSDEPLRTVVNRMAESGFTRFPVLDPRGDGKIVGMVALNDLLHARTRNLEDERARERVLRIRMPFGRQAKERKIPLTEGSDFRNGSTSDDPRE, from the coding sequence ATGACCTCTCATTCCGCGGGGCAACAGCGCAAGCCCAGCCTCGAAGAACTCGGCGATTTCACGACTACTGCACGAGTTATTCCCATTTCGCTGCTTGCGATCGCGATCGGCGTCATCAGCACGTTTGTCGCGTGGTTTCTGCTAAAGCTGATCGGCTTTTTTACAAATCTCGCTTACTTTCATCGGTTCGACACCTCGTTCGTTTCACCGACAGGAAACCGGCTCGGCGTTTATGCGATTGCGGTGCCCGTCGTCGGCTCGCTCATTGTCGGACTGATGGCGCGATATGGGTCGGAGCGTATCCGCGGACACGGTATCCCGGAAGCCATCGAATCTATCTTGATGAACGGTAGCCGCGTCCACCCACGGTTGGCCATACTTAAACCGCTATCAGCAGCGATCTCCATCGGGACAGGCGGGCCATTTGGCGCCGAAGGTCCCATCATCATGACGGGCGGGGCCTTCGGATCGATGATTGGCCAGTTCTTTCACCTCACGAGTGTGGAACGCCGCACGTTGCTGGTGGCAGGCGCATGCGCTGGCATGGCGGCCACATTTGCGGCGCCGCTCTCCTCGGTACTGATTGGCGTAGAACTGCTCTTATTCGAATGGAAGCCCCGCAGTGCGATTCCTGTTGCGTTGGCGAGTGCTACCGCCTGTGTGGCTAGGCGCTACCTGTTGGGACTCGGGCCGCTTTTTCCCGTTCCTTCGCACCCGGCCTTCATCGGACTCTACGGACTCGCCGGTTGCGTCGTCGCCGGCCTCGCCGCTGGTGCGCTATCAGCCCTGCTGACCCTCGGAGTCTATGCTGCCGAAGATCTGTTTCAGAAGGTGCCTATTCACTGGATGTGGTGGCCCGCTATTGGCGGCGTGTTCGTAGGTATCGGAGGTCTCATTTTTCCGCAGGCACTCGGCGTTGGATACGACACGATCAGGACGCTGCTGGAGGGAAACGCTCCACTGACGCTCTTTGCTGGAGTCCTTCTGGTGAAGTCGGCCATCTGGATGATTTCTCTCGGTTCCGGCACCTCTGGCGGCGTACTCGCACCGTTATTGATGATGGGCGCTGCCCTGGGCGGTGTCGAGAGTATCTTTCTTCCGCACTTCGGTCTCGGATTTTGGCCGCTTGTCAGCATGGGCGCCATACTTGGCGGGACGATGCGTTCTCCCTTTACCGGCATTGTCTTCGCCCTGGAGTTGACGCATGACTTCAACATGCTTCTGCCGCTTCTGGTGGCATGCTTCCTCGCCCATTCATTCACGGTGCTCACACTCAAGCGCTCCATACTCACCGAGAAAATTTCGCGTCGCGGTTACCACTTGAGTCGTGAATACGCACTGGATCCGCTCGAAATCCTCTTTGTGCGAGAGGTCATGAGGACGAATGTTGTTGTTCTGCCAAGTGATGGAACGCTGGAAGAGGCGTATCAGCTCATCCATTCCACTGAAAATCCAAAGGGACAGCATCTCTTCCCCGTCCTCGGTTCCGGCAATGAGTTAGCAGGTGTGGTGACCCGGAACCAGTTGGTCCAGCGCTACCAACGCATGCCGGACCGGGCTGCCCGAGTCAGGCTTTCCGAAATTGCGACGAAGAATCCCCAGGTGGCCTTCTCGGACGAACCTCTCCGCACGGTCGTCAATCGAATGGCTGAGTCGGGCTTCACGCGCTTTCCTGTCCTCGACCCGCGTGGTGACGGGAAGATCGTCGGCATGGTGGCACTCAACGATCTGCTGCACGCCAGAACCAGGAACCTTGAAGACGAGCGCGCCCGCGAAAGAGTGCTGCGGATTCGCATGCCCTTCGGACGCCAGGCGAAAGAACGCAAGATCCCGCTGACAGAGGGATCAGATTTTCGCAATGGATCGACCTCCGACGATCCACGAGAGTAA
- a CDS encoding sugar phosphate isomerase/epimerase family protein: protein MKQITRRTFLKTSATVAAAWSLNQRRLMADPLGLPVGLQLYSVRKLLPNNYAGTLKQLGAIGYREVEAAGFFGHSAEDVKAAMAGAGLRCVSAHYPMADLQKDADGTLKYAKALGLSYVICSTPSVSDPTKLASYSGGAGKYFRDGMTADDWRWNAEQFNQIGKKFKAEGIQFGYHNHTTEFRDVGGMNGLDVLLKDTDPAYVTLEMDCGWVSAAGKNPIAYLRQYPGRISMLHIKDLKPAVPGKLPGERVSTVLGKGTIDYKPIFAAAKKAGIKHYFVEQEEFDGDIMQELTADYQYLHTM, encoded by the coding sequence GTGAAGCAAATCACGAGACGGACGTTTCTGAAAACAAGCGCAACGGTCGCGGCAGCATGGAGCCTCAATCAACGCCGGCTAATGGCGGATCCATTGGGCTTGCCAGTCGGATTGCAGCTTTATAGCGTACGAAAGCTGCTGCCGAACAATTACGCGGGAACGCTGAAACAGCTGGGCGCGATCGGCTATCGCGAAGTGGAAGCTGCAGGCTTCTTCGGACACAGCGCCGAGGACGTCAAGGCAGCCATGGCCGGCGCAGGACTGCGATGTGTGAGCGCGCACTATCCGATGGCCGACCTGCAGAAAGATGCGGACGGAACTCTAAAGTATGCAAAAGCGCTGGGACTCTCTTACGTGATTTGCTCTACGCCTTCCGTTTCTGATCCGACGAAGCTGGCGAGTTATTCGGGTGGAGCAGGCAAGTACTTCCGCGATGGAATGACTGCGGATGACTGGCGCTGGAATGCGGAGCAATTTAACCAGATCGGGAAGAAATTCAAGGCGGAAGGCATTCAATTCGGGTATCACAACCACACCACGGAATTTCGCGATGTGGGTGGCATGAATGGCCTCGACGTTCTATTGAAGGATACAGACCCTGCCTATGTGACTCTTGAGATGGATTGCGGATGGGTTTCTGCTGCAGGAAAAAATCCGATCGCGTATCTAAGGCAATATCCGGGGCGTATCTCCATGCTCCACATTAAAGACCTGAAACCAGCAGTGCCGGGAAAATTGCCGGGAGAACGCGTCTCAACCGTTCTGGGTAAGGGCACGATTGACTACAAGCCGATCTTCGCGGCCGCCAAAAAGGCTGGGATCAAGCACTACTTTGTGGAGCAGGAAGAATTCGACGGTGACATCATGCAGGAACTGACAGCTGATTATCAGTACCTGCATACGATGTAA
- a CDS encoding molybdopterin oxidoreductase family protein, protein MKALTHIRRALGIDIRRGKYSYGYDVEVGLISASRVADTWVKTTCGYCSVGCGMLVGVKGRKAVTVRGNPEHPVNAGKLCPKGLSEHYILTAPGRARTPLLRKNRALTAVSWDEALDTMIEKIGALQEKHGSDALGVISTGQLVTEEFYTLGKLVQLGFRTRNYDGNTTLCMASAVSGYKLSFGSDGPPGAYADLEHADVILLIGANIADNHPILCQRLDRNKKRTLIVVDPRVTKTAMMADLHLPIKPRSDIALLNGIAHILIRERLIDENYIAQHTVGYEEFAAYISEYTPERVAAITGLSEETLIRTALLYGRARAAFIGWTMGVNHSTQGAVTVAAINNLALITGNIGRVGASPFSITGQCNAMGTRESGFASSLPGYRKFEKVEDREDLAKLWNISVDRIPTARGLAYPDIIEAAVSGKIKALWIIATNPVVSFPNHSVLEQALRSLDFLVVQDGFHPTPTSEFADLVLPAAIWGEKEGTFTNSERRVSKVNRIVAPPGEARPDFNIFLDLAGRLGVRDELYPGWTMPEDAYTEWQRISHGRLCDYSNFSWQEIEERGGVQWGGSRLYQDGIFQHPDGKARLHSVPCEPFIEQPNDEYPFILNTGRTVEHWHTRTKTAQVALLHNMVPNAWLEMNPADAAQLQLRPHDRVTVFSRRSSVKNVELRITGIVAPGQVFMPFHFAESNSNMVTLGAYDPISREPNFKQCAVRVERSARN, encoded by the coding sequence GTGAAAGCTCTCACACATATTCGCCGCGCCCTGGGCATCGACATACGCCGAGGCAAATACTCCTACGGCTACGACGTGGAGGTCGGTCTCATCTCAGCTTCACGCGTCGCTGATACGTGGGTAAAAACCACCTGCGGCTATTGCTCGGTCGGTTGCGGCATGCTCGTCGGCGTCAAAGGACGCAAGGCCGTCACCGTGCGCGGAAACCCAGAGCATCCGGTAAATGCCGGCAAGCTGTGCCCCAAGGGATTAAGCGAACACTACATCCTCACCGCTCCAGGGAGAGCTAGGACGCCGCTTCTGCGCAAGAATCGCGCGCTGACAGCTGTCTCCTGGGACGAAGCGCTCGACACCATGATTGAGAAGATCGGTGCTTTGCAGGAAAAACATGGAAGCGATGCTCTGGGCGTCATCAGCACCGGACAGCTTGTGACAGAAGAGTTTTACACACTGGGCAAGCTGGTACAGCTCGGTTTCCGCACACGCAACTACGATGGAAACACAACTCTCTGCATGGCAAGCGCCGTAAGTGGCTACAAACTTTCTTTCGGCAGCGATGGGCCTCCCGGCGCATATGCCGATCTCGAACATGCCGACGTGATTTTGCTGATCGGCGCCAACATTGCGGACAATCATCCTATCCTTTGCCAGCGCCTCGATCGCAACAAGAAGCGAACCCTCATCGTTGTTGACCCGCGCGTGACCAAGACCGCGATGATGGCGGATCTGCATCTGCCCATCAAGCCGCGCAGTGATATCGCCCTGCTGAACGGCATCGCCCACATCTTGATCCGCGAAAGACTTATCGACGAAAATTACATCGCGCAACACACCGTAGGCTACGAAGAGTTCGCCGCATACATCTCCGAATACACTCCTGAACGCGTTGCCGCAATCACTGGCCTAAGTGAAGAAACCCTCATTCGCACTGCGCTGCTTTACGGACGCGCCAGAGCCGCTTTCATTGGCTGGACAATGGGAGTGAATCACTCCACGCAAGGAGCGGTCACCGTCGCGGCCATCAATAATCTCGCCCTCATTACCGGAAACATTGGCCGCGTCGGAGCCTCGCCCTTTTCCATTACCGGCCAATGCAATGCGATGGGCACGCGAGAGAGCGGCTTCGCTTCCAGCCTGCCGGGCTATCGCAAATTCGAGAAAGTTGAAGATCGTGAAGATCTGGCAAAGCTATGGAACATTAGCGTTGATCGCATCCCGACCGCGCGCGGCCTGGCGTACCCCGACATCATCGAAGCCGCGGTCTCCGGCAAAATCAAAGCGCTCTGGATCATCGCGACGAATCCCGTTGTATCGTTTCCCAATCATTCGGTGCTCGAACAGGCCTTGCGCAGCCTTGATTTTCTTGTCGTGCAGGATGGATTTCATCCCACGCCAACCAGCGAATTTGCTGACCTCGTTCTCCCTGCAGCCATCTGGGGGGAAAAGGAGGGCACCTTCACCAACTCAGAACGCCGCGTCAGCAAAGTCAACCGTATCGTTGCACCTCCCGGTGAAGCGCGTCCAGATTTCAATATCTTCCTGGATCTTGCAGGACGGCTTGGCGTGCGCGACGAACTCTACCCGGGCTGGACGATGCCCGAGGACGCATACACGGAATGGCAGCGTATCTCTCACGGACGGCTCTGTGACTACAGCAATTTCTCATGGCAGGAGATCGAAGAACGCGGCGGAGTCCAGTGGGGCGGCTCGCGTCTCTATCAGGACGGAATCTTCCAGCACCCTGATGGCAAAGCGCGCCTTCATTCCGTTCCCTGCGAGCCGTTCATCGAGCAGCCCAATGACGAGTACCCGTTCATTTTGAACACAGGCCGCACTGTCGAGCACTGGCATACACGCACCAAGACTGCGCAGGTTGCCCTCCTGCATAATATGGTGCCGAACGCGTGGCTGGAGATGAATCCCGCGGATGCGGCGCAGCTTCAATTAAGACCGCACGATCGCGTGACCGTCTTCTCGCGTCGCAGCAGCGTTAAGAATGTCGAGCTGCGAATCACCGGTATCGTCGCCCCCGGCCAGGTCTTTATGCCGTTCCACTTTGCCGAGTCAAACTCAAACATGGTCACGCTTGGGGCCTATGATCCCATCTCGCGTGAGCCAAATTTCAAGCAATGCGCCGTACGCGTGGAACGCTCCGCGCGGAATTAG
- a CDS encoding MarR family winged helix-turn-helix transcriptional regulator yields the protein MVPGEDNHRAEALEPDLSEAGFRQLAEFRHRIRQFLRFSEEAARSKGIEPHQHQLLLALKGLPKGTRPTVTALSQQLCIRHHSTVELVNRLVDQGAIRRRPGDHDHREVLVELTAHGETLLHRLSVLHREELRVSGPALSKSLWAVVHHSGRGSRRPA from the coding sequence ATGGTTCCCGGCGAGGATAACCATCGTGCGGAAGCACTCGAGCCGGACCTTTCAGAAGCAGGCTTTCGCCAGCTTGCTGAGTTTCGGCATCGCATCCGGCAATTCCTGCGCTTTAGCGAGGAAGCGGCCCGTTCCAAGGGTATCGAACCCCATCAGCATCAACTTCTCCTGGCACTCAAGGGCTTGCCCAAGGGCACTCGTCCCACGGTTACCGCACTTTCTCAGCAACTCTGCATTCGCCATCACAGTACTGTAGAACTTGTAAATCGTCTTGTTGACCAGGGCGCCATAAGACGTCGGCCTGGGGACCACGATCATCGTGAAGTGTTGGTGGAGCTTACGGCGCACGGCGAGACCTTGTTGCATCGACTTTCAGTCTTGCATCGCGAGGAACTGCGAGTTTCCGGTCCTGCTCTTTCCAAATCTCTTTGGGCAGTGGTGCACCATTCTGGCCGGGGTTCCAGGAGACCGGCATGA
- a CDS encoding DUF4097 family beta strand repeat-containing protein, with the protein MPSARSLLRYSISTIAVCAMSFAALPGHAQSADHDWEKTYSVAEKPTLTIETSDSSLNIRSCGDCKTIHIKVHSGLKLSEYRLEESQSGDHVNFTLKEKPHMGVHITWNNHEHTTVDVETPGTLNLDAKTSDGNLNARDLQGDLQLHTGDGNVDLNNLHGSLRLTSSDGNLTIQNATGTIEARSSDGHMKVDGNFSAVQLHTSDGELDFALAQGAQLTAASRIESSDGRVTIRVPHDLAADLDISTSDGRIDCSLPITMDHYDSRGDSGHHIRGKLNAGSVPLTIHTSDGNVTISPL; encoded by the coding sequence GACACGCCCAAAGCGCCGACCACGATTGGGAAAAGACTTATTCAGTCGCTGAGAAACCAACCTTAACGATTGAGACATCAGATAGCAGCCTGAACATTCGATCCTGCGGAGACTGCAAAACGATTCACATCAAGGTTCATTCAGGCCTCAAGTTGAGTGAATATCGTCTGGAGGAAAGCCAGTCCGGCGATCACGTTAACTTCACTCTGAAAGAGAAGCCCCATATGGGCGTCCACATCACCTGGAACAATCATGAGCACACCACGGTCGATGTTGAGACGCCGGGAACGCTCAACCTTGATGCGAAGACCTCCGATGGCAATTTAAATGCTCGCGATTTGCAAGGAGATCTGCAATTGCACACCGGTGATGGCAACGTCGATCTCAACAATCTTCATGGAAGTCTGCGGTTGACCTCAAGCGACGGCAATCTCACGATTCAAAATGCAACCGGAACGATCGAAGCCCGCTCCTCCGACGGCCACATGAAAGTGGACGGAAACTTCTCCGCCGTGCAACTGCATACCAGCGATGGAGAACTCGATTTCGCATTGGCCCAAGGCGCGCAGCTGACTGCCGCTTCACGCATTGAAAGCTCGGATGGGCGCGTCACAATCCGCGTCCCGCACGATCTCGCCGCCGATCTCGACATCTCAACCAGCGACGGCCGCATCGACTGCTCGCTGCCGATCACCATGGATCACTATGACAGCCGTGGAGACTCAGGGCATCATATACGCGGAAAGCTGAACGCAGGGAGTGTCCCGTTGACCATCCACACCTCAGACGGCAACGTCACAATCTCCCCGCTATAA